One Erysipelothrix amsterdamensis DNA window includes the following coding sequences:
- a CDS encoding cold-shock protein, with product MKGKVKTFNKNKGFGFITAEDGQDIFFHYTHLIMEGFKTIEEGTEVEFELVESERGLQAHNIVRI from the coding sequence ATGAAGGGGAAAGTTAAAACATTTAACAAAAACAAAGGATTTGGTTTCATCACAGCAGAGGATGGACAAGACATATTTTTTCATTATACTCATCTGATTATGGAAGGATTTAAAACCATTGAAGAGGGTACTGAAGTTGAATTTGAACTTGTGGAATCTGAGCGCGGTTTGCAAGCACATAATATTGTGAGAATCTAG
- a CDS encoding phosphoribosyltransferase family protein, with translation MFEYHRFWIQFHYSRYEYVIAPSNTTNSSKPNHLDLLVDKLGLKHSGINLVSNAPIKQALCNSKDRRKIRDHIALEKLPQKRTTKILIIDDIVTTGNTLEAIADQIKPFVDHIEALCLAGTLTNHK, from the coding sequence TTGTTTGAGTATCATCGTTTTTGGATTCAATTCCATTATTCCCGTTACGAATATGTTATCGCCCCATCTAATACAACTAATAGTAGTAAGCCCAATCATTTAGATCTTTTAGTAGATAAACTAGGGCTTAAACACAGCGGTATCAATCTTGTGAGCAATGCTCCGATTAAACAGGCTCTCTGTAACTCAAAAGACCGTCGTAAAATACGCGATCATATTGCACTCGAGAAATTACCTCAAAAAAGAACAACGAAGATTTTAATTATTGATGATATTGTGACAACTGGAAATACTTTAGAAGCTATAGCCGATCAAATCAAACCTTTTGTGGATCATATCGAAGCACTGTGCTTAGCGGGTACCCTTACAAACCATAAGTAA
- a CDS encoding DEAD/DEAH box helicase, with translation MECDRCGLKIQNGACRRCLYYSQYLVDLDVCDDYVQESICTIPFELTVYQKGIAKRLCSLVEHNDVFLEAVCGAGKTEICLPLIEKTLKDRKCVCWAVPRREIVLELFERFKSYFKTLKIACVCGGRTNDVVAPFVICTTHQLYRYSKQFDLLILDEPDAFPFANNDLLLRFVIYACKGRIVYLSATCNQFLEELCHSKDVKHLYASLRPSGRLLPIPIYIQTCFPFLRMMIEYRRIKKDHLLIFVPTRRIARVLSLLLGVPSITSQTENREVYLNHFREFGGVLVCTTVLERGVTFKKCNVFVLYADHPIFDTASLIQIAGRVERGINPVKGVCMCFFLELTPSLIKSKRALVNANNHATSVLKKLKLSHFSTH, from the coding sequence ATGGAATGTGATCGATGCGGCTTGAAAATCCAAAATGGAGCATGTAGGCGGTGCCTTTATTACAGTCAGTATCTCGTTGATCTCGACGTATGTGATGATTATGTCCAGGAGAGTATATGTACAATACCTTTTGAGTTGACTGTTTATCAGAAGGGCATCGCAAAACGATTATGTTCGCTCGTTGAACATAATGATGTTTTTCTTGAAGCGGTGTGTGGAGCTGGAAAGACAGAGATTTGTCTGCCGTTAATTGAGAAGACGCTTAAGGATAGAAAATGTGTATGCTGGGCCGTTCCAAGAAGGGAGATTGTTCTGGAACTTTTTGAACGATTTAAGTCTTATTTCAAAACACTTAAAATAGCTTGCGTATGTGGTGGAAGAACGAATGATGTTGTAGCTCCTTTCGTGATTTGCACAACACATCAGCTCTATCGATATTCGAAGCAGTTTGATCTGTTGATTTTAGATGAACCGGACGCGTTCCCATTTGCGAATAATGATTTGCTACTTAGGTTTGTGATTTATGCATGTAAGGGACGTATTGTTTATCTCAGTGCAACCTGTAATCAATTTTTAGAAGAACTGTGTCATTCTAAGGACGTCAAGCATCTCTATGCATCCCTTCGACCAAGTGGAAGACTGTTACCAATACCAATCTATATTCAAACATGTTTTCCGTTTCTACGAATGATGATTGAATATCGAAGAATAAAAAAAGATCATCTTCTTATTTTTGTACCGACTCGTAGAATCGCGAGAGTCCTTTCGCTTCTTTTAGGTGTGCCTTCAATCACCTCGCAGACCGAAAACCGTGAGGTATATCTTAACCACTTTAGAGAGTTTGGGGGAGTGTTGGTTTGTACTACGGTTTTGGAACGGGGTGTTACGTTCAAAAAATGTAATGTGTTTGTACTTTATGCTGATCACCCAATTTTTGATACAGCATCTTTAATTCAAATTGCAGGTCGTGTCGAACGGGGTATTAATCCTGTGAAAGGAGTGTGTATGTGTTTTTTTCTCGAATTGACACCATCATTGATAAAGTCAAAACGTGCTCTTGTGAATGCGAACAATCATGCGACATCTGTTTTGAAAAAATTGAAGTTAAGCCACTTCTCGACTCATTAA